TGCTCATTTAGACCCCACAAAAAGTTTCAAATCTCCAGGCCAATTATATTCTAGTCAGAACCCCCAAGCATGGCTTTCTGAGCATTAACACATGAAAGAAAATGCGCTGTCCAAACAAGATGTAAACAGTAAGAATTTCCAACCCAAACCTCAGAATCCCAAGGCGGGTAGGCCAAACACTTCATTAAGCAAGTAcagataagaaaataaaaataaacaagagtcATTACTTTTTATCAACAAGTTGTTTGGTAGCTTGGTAATGCCTCCATCAATGAAGTGGTGTTCAGAGAAAAAGAACCAATCATGTTCAATATTGAGTTTTGTAACACAAATAACACAACTGAGGAATGAAAAACACTTACCAATATTAGAAAAATCATGCAAATTAAGAATATGGACTGTTCCATTGTGTACCTGCTGATGTCGTTGTCACTCCAGGAAAGGACTGGCCTTCCAAAATTTTCTTTTTAGAATTTATTACATGGTAAAGGTCATCATTAGCCTGGAGGATTTCCCCTAATTTATACACGGAAGAGATTGTCATGAACATGACCATTCTTACACTCACAAAATTACTTTAATAAAGGACTCCCCCTACGGAACCAGAGGCAAGAcatgaataaacaataaaaaaagtactttaaaaacatCAAGTGCACCTTTGCAGACTCATATATTACGCCACATGAAGCACTAATTGGTTTATACAGAGTAGTAACGTGCGTGAACAAACTAACTGATCATAAACATGACCTGATTGTACTCCAGGAAtagtataaatgtattttttggcctCCACTAACAAACAATCATGCTAAAGCACATCAACATCATTGACTTCTCACCCAAGTTGGTGTCGTGATCATCCGTTTCTGTAGCAAGGTGACAAACAATAGAGAGCATGCAGCTCCCgcaaaacattcaaattttaTCTAACAAGTTTGAGGGGTCAAAAGTGAGCAGTGAGCCAAAAGgttaatggctttttttttcttttttttttaatacaatttttgtGTGGATAAAAAACCTTAATGGGGCTGAAGTAAGCCAGAATCTCGTTAAGGAGTTTGACACTGTTGTTGTCTAGTGTGCTTTTCTGCGTTGAAATTTTCTGCGTTTTCACCTCATCGTGGAAGAACAGAGAACATTAATGTTGCTTGTCAAACAACAATTACTTTACAAGTGCTGGAGTAGTTTTAAGGATGGCATATTTACCTCTTTCACCATGTTTTTGATGAGCTGATTTGCCTTCTGCAGATCTGCCGGCTTTCTGCTCTTGAttgtgggagagaaaaaaacacagtgGGAATGGTCAAACCCTTGCAAAGTATTGTATAGAATGGCATAGATAAGTATGAAATTTGATCTTTCAGTAGCTTCAAATACTTCAGAATGATGTTGATGAGAACACAGGCTTATATAGTAAGAACGCAAACATTGCCATGGAAACTAGGCATGAACGATGTCTTGTTTGAACTGCGACAACGTGCGCAATACTCCCCTTGCAGGACGTGCCATACTTATATTATTAAACAGCTGCGCTTTTAATGAACCTTTTAGACTTTTTCTCGGCCAACAAAAAATTCCAATGGCTgtacatatttttgcaatatatatatatatatatatatatatatatatatatatatatatatatatatatatatatatatatatatatatatatatatatatatatatatatatatatatatatatatatatatatatatatatatatatatatatatatatatatatatatatatatatatatatatatatatatatatatatatatatatatatatatatatatacatatacatatgtatttattttttcaaatcagaTAGCACTTATTGCAAAAAGCTGGAAATGTGCACAATTAAATGATAAAAGATTACACATTATGCATCTTTAACTACTGATTTATATTCAACTAGAATATGTTGGTACTatctatttaaattgattctTCAATTATCTTTATGGAATTTCTTCCCTATGTTCTTCACACTTTAAAAtgcataattttttttaccatctgtGACAATATTTAATCCTAGATTCATCgagatttttttcatcttgcttggtctattttttttaatacaattctatattttgaataaataataaatataaacaaaccCTTCAAGCCATTGTGCCGATTTCAGTTGCCGATGAATTGAGACTAAGAGATGGGTTAGGCCTTCCAAGATGCCAGACAATTTCATTGCAGTTGTCAGCTATTGACGCAACAAGACATAACAACAAAGACAATGAGATGACACGCTGAAAGGAGGGAGCAAAGTAAATACAAACAAGGTGATAACAAAGACCACATGAGTGGCTGTGGGGAACTGATCAAGTCAAACACAGGAAACTGCTTGACACCACAGGTGAAATAGTACTCAATTTCTAAAACGAAAACTCACTCGGGTCgtccaaaatgtgttttgcttTGGAATGCTATTTTAATCTTGCTGCGCTTAGATGAGATGCCAGTACACCAATGTATGCAAATTACCAGGATGCTAATTTCAGTCCCTTTAGGGAATTTTTTTAACGGATATTTTTGAGGGAATCATCAATCAGGAACTCGACTTATCTTAGTTCCTCCATGTTAGGTATGTGAGGTGATTTGCCAAGAGCAAACCGTGCTGATTTTTGCTTGCAATCAAATTGGTTTCAAAAACAACGGCATCAAATAAAACATTGCAAGTTGAAACTgaataagaaaaatacataataacatTTCAAGCAAAGTAATAAGACTCAAGCAAACGAAGTGATCTGAAAAGTAAAACTTAAAACTTCCAATGTTTACAAATCTCTTTTTTTACGTTCTCAATGCCAAACTTTCTGGCTTTTGTCATCTGTCTTTTTCCTAACAAAACTAATTTCTCCCTAGCCACTTCCAATTTTGTccttttaatattatatatattatttgaaacattttttttttattttgaaacaaacaTCATCATAACCCCAAATATGCCCCAAGGAAACATATTAATTTTACCTTCTTAAAATAAACCTTAGCATGTTCAGTAATCCGTTTAAAgggaaattaaaaatgcaatgaaGAACTCTGACACAGATTATAATTTCTTCTGATTATATTTGATTCCAGAGTTACTGACAAAACACAATCCAAGATTCCCATCCGATATGACCTTTTTCCCTCAGCCAAGCTAAGATGTATAAGCTCCAAAGGTGGGGTCTCCCAAATGCCTTACGGTGTGGTAAACAAGCCAAACACAAAATCATCCTGGGTGCTCTTGTCATGAACCCTTCCAGGCATTCTTTTGATGTCCATATCAGGCTGTCAATTCCTGTCTGTGTAGGGTCTCCATCCTTCCCCTTAGTTTCGATACTGCAGGCAACTCATGTTTGCAAAAACATCCTTGTATTTTTCCCCGTCCTTTACCTCTGTGAAGGGCCAAGGACTCCAACCGAGTATctgaaatattttagttttatgcCACTTTTAGTAATGCAAGGCCACATCTTTGCCTTCTAAAGCTAGTCTTAACGCTTTCGCCAGAAATATATGCACTTGTTAGTATTTGACAAAACTACTGAGCAGGAAATATATGATTCCGTTTACCCCTCTTTTGATACCAATACTTAAGTGATTGCTTTAGTGAAAATAATCCGTTTTTAATATCGTACTTTTTGGGGTTTACTTTTTCAAATGACTTTATTTGCTTGAGTTGTATTATTTTGCTCTGTTATTTTTCTGGTCGCAGCTTGCAAAGGTTTGTCTGATGCCAAAAGTTTGGTTTGAATCGATTTTAACAGTATGACAGGATTTTTGACACAAATCTGATTCCAAACTTTtgtgcagggggaaaaaaaataagtcacaaCAGCGCCTCTGAGCGGTGTATAATAAGcaagagtgagacagagagagagagagagcgaatgAGACAAAAAGAGTCTGGGATGCACAGCAGTCTGTGTGCACACCACTCAGCCTCATTCTAAGCCCTTGGATGAATTGAGCAAGCattttttccttataatttttaatttatttaatctaaTTAGCAAAATTTTGGGAGATAAGTAATGGAGTTCCTTGATGAGTTCAACTTTACTCGAGGATACATAAATGCAACATCAGGTGGGTGAAGAAccagtgatttttttatgttattgcaagttaattttgccatttttttccatctgaaaaaggaaaaacatgctTTCATTTCCAACAGCTGTATCACAACATCCCCACGATAGAAGAGAAACGTCTCCATCTATATCACATCATTTTGAAAAGTGCTCAAAGCTGTGCTTTTTGTTTAGATTggtaagttattatttttttatcatttgtgctacttttctgtccatttttattttatttttatttctggtCATGTTATTACAGTCTCGGgaatagtctgccttttgcccaaagtcagttccagcaacccccgcaacctttACAAGGATGCGGAGTACGGAAAACGAATGTTCCCATTATGAAGAGTATTAAAATTGCTAGTCCCCTGCAATTTTCCATGATcactgaaaaaaatctcaatttaaTTGCTTTTCATACTCATCTCATCACTACCATTGTTACTTCTCACTTAACCATTAGGAGAAAATTGCAGACCTCTTACTGCATTGTCTAAAAACAAAAGTTGGGAGACAATGAGTTCTATTATGTTCTATCTTTCCCTTTCTTTGTCTTACGCGCATATTCATGTCAAAATtgcagtattaaaaaaaagcacaaaatggcAGAATAATTGCACAAATTGCATACAAATTGGAGCAGTTCGGAATCAATTGGCCCTACCCTGCTGATTCGGAGGGTCTTTGTACATGATTAGAAAGTCAAGGGAGCACATTGTCTAAAATCTGATTAGTAGTCAAAAACAAAGAGAAGAGTGTATCTTAGACATACATTATAACATAAAAGCATAGTGTTGGGGGAACCTAATGCAATTTGATGAGAACCATTATCAAATTTCACTTGGGTTGAAAATGTACTTAAAGCTTTGATTAATATCATTCCCACATAGTACAGTTTCTTAGAAAGTGCTTTCACTATGACCTTCATTAATAGTCCCTTTTAACACTATATTGAATTCCAATgaattatgtattctgaattTTCCCATCTGCCCTCTCTCCCACCCTGAGTCACAGgtcttcattttgtatttgtgcAAAAACCATGCAGAGCAAATTCTACAGCAGCTCTGCTCCCCAACTTTAGACCACCCACTCATGAGTCATTTCCGACTGTCTACTttcttggtttaaaaaaatcgtATAAATTCAAGTACATGAATTTTGAATTCTCTCATGTGGAGATTTTTCCATTTCAACAGACGGAAATATAACCTACTGAGAAGTTTGCCTTTTTTCGTTACGTTTGTGGTCAAACCAACGACAtgttaaatcccccaaaaatcaatCTGCAGGCCATTACAAAGCAGATACAAAGGAATAGCTAAACAACTATCATTAaaatttacaatttaatttgtttacCTTATTCAAATGATGTACAGTACATCATGATAGGACTTCACCTGGACTACATTGCTACTCATTAAGAGGGTATCAATAGTTGAGTATTTTCCAAtatatgtttttcaaattcagcAGCTTTTTCCATTAAATCATAAAGCAATTGATGTTGGATTGTAaactcaaacaaacaaaaaaaaatgccattttaaataatgtattccCTTAATGGCAGATGAACCACTAACAAACAAAATATAGGTATTGCTTGtgaagtaaaataaatatgcaGCAAAACTGCTTTGTGCTGTTAAATTATAAGTGGACTTAAATGTTCAGTGAACAGATTCCCGAGATAAAACAAATGTTCTTCATACAACTGATTAATTTACTTACCTTTTCTTCCATTGATTGTAAAGTGTTTAAACTAACTGAAGTCTTTGTTTTGGTGCTTGAGTCCTTCTTTTTCTGCGAAAATGCAAAGTTCCCAATTTGACTTTCAGATTGGTGACATTTGTCTATCAAAAGTATCTGCATCAGAATTTAGCGATGGAAAAACATATGATGAAACAACTGATGAAAATAGAcaccaatggcagtcaatgagctGAAATATGCAATGACATGATAAGTAGTTTGAATTTAAATCCAAACTGTCTTTGTCCTATGGACTACAGCTGTGGATAGTACCTCTCACTGCAGCCCCATCCTGCTGTTCATCTTTGGTGTCATCTTCCTGGTTGGCATACTTGGCAACGGCATGGTCATCTACACCATAATGAAGAAAACGAAATGTCGTGCAAAGCAAACCGTCCCGGACGTCTTCATCCTCAACTTGTCAATTGTCGACATGCTCTTCCTGCTCGGGATGCCCTTCTTGATCCATCAGTTGCTCGGAAATGGCACCTGGCACTTTGGCGCCGCCATGTGCACGGTCATCACGGCGCTGGATTCCAACAGTCAGATTGTGAGCACGTACATCCTGACGGCCATGACGCTTGACCGCTACGTGGCTACGGTGCATCCCATTCGCTTCAACTACATCCGCACGCCGTGCGTGGCCTCCTTTGTCATTGCGGTGGTCTGGACTCTCTCCCTGATCACCATCCTCCCCGTGTGGATGTACACTGACCTCATGCCTCTCCCTGGCGGTCTAGTGGCTTGCGCCTTGCTTTTGCCCGACCCCGCCACCAACATGTACTGGTTCACACTCTACCAGTTCTTCCTGGCCTTTGCCATTCCGCTTGCCATCATATGCAGAGTGTTCTTCAAGATACTGCAGCATATGTCTACCAGCGTGGCGCCGCTCCCTCAGCGCAGCCTGAGGGTCCGCGTCAGGAATGTGACAAGAATAGCGGTGGCCATCTGTTTGGCTTTTTTCATCTGCTGGGCCCCGTACTACATCCTGCAGCTGGTCCACCTGGGCATCCAGAACCCCAGCGTTGCCTTCTCCTACGCCTACAACATTGCTATCAGCTTGGGCTACGCCAACAGCTGCATCAACCCCCTTCTTTACATCATCCTGAGCGAGACCTTCAAGAGACATTTTCTCAGAGCCGTGCAACCAATCAACAGGAAGTTCAACGTCAACTCCAGTACTACAGGGGACGGTAATGTGAGCATGAGGATTGTGCCTGACGGGGCTCACCTGGCACCGGTGGCAAGGGAGATACCTTCAACTGTTGCCTCGCAGTGAAGCAATCGTGCTGCCCCTTCTTCGCTTTTCTAACTAACCCAAACTAACCTGTCCATACACCCTCTATGAATATTTAACTGATATCAATCTGGGCAAGATCCATTTGAAAGATTTTTTATGGGATTAAACTTCAAATACATATACGGCTACTTATTGGGCGATTTCTCTACCCTATATGTGGCAATAAAAGGAAAATTGTTGAATAAAAAAGAGGGACATTCAAAGATGTAATTCTCTTGCTTGCTGAATCCCGCTGAAAATGTTCTGCTTCACCGCCCAGCTGCTACACAACGTTGTAAATTAGCCAATGGACACATGCCAAGTTTATCTGTTCATGATATGTTCAGCAATGTTGGGTAAGGCTTTAAAGAAAGTTTTCTGATTACTATTCTGAAACAAAGTTTGACATTCACGCTTGCCTAGCAGACAAATGCATCAGGGTTTTTCAGCTTTGGCAGATTTCGACACGCATGACGTCTTGGATTGGTTGAATAAAAGACAATTAACTGCTCTATGGATTAGGACTGTTTTTCCACCTTTTTCCAATGGAAAGTGTTAATTTGCTAAAGATGTATGTTAAATACGaaagggaaaatatttcaaatcacCTTCATAATTTAGTGTCTTTTGACATTTTCCTATTGAATGTTGGTAAAagcaaatgtgatttaaaaaaatgaccttgctcAGTGTCTTTGGAATGTATGACAGTcatcaaattcaaaatgaaagTAGTACACGTAAATTACTGATTCTGAGTgtgataagcagtatggaagtactatatttgacaaaataataattaaaaacacttCAGTATAGAGCTTAAGTATCTTGTCTTTATAGTGTCTTAATTAAAATTAGTGCAGAGTGAAAATAATTTGCAATATCACTGTACagtaatatactgtatttgtatgtgtctaTGTCCTATTTGATGTTTTACGAAAGGTACTCCCTACTCCTAAATTTGAGAACTAGTCATTATTTCATTTCCAGTTAGAAATATTCGGACAGTGATAATTACGCGGTTTACTAAAACACATTCAGAATAGAATTATGTTGTACCTATATTTTACATTAAGCCCATCATGATGATATTTTAATGCAGACTCCCAGCTGTAATTTGAGAGTATTAATTCCAAAATTAAAGTGTTAAAGAATTAAAGCTTATTTTCTATGATGCTTATTGCATGGGCTCAAAAGCAATTAGACAATCATTTGAGAAAGTTGATAATAACATTTTCTATGGACTCTTCCCCCATTAAATTGCCATCAATTTGGCATTTGAATTTGGAAGCTGCACACAATAAGTGGTCAAAAGAACTATCAATTGAGACAGCAAAACTTtctttggtggaaaaaaaggaataacatCTCCATAAGAGTGAAAGAAGAAACCCTTTTTCCAccaaaattgtaaatatattaCAATTACACCTGATATTCGGCACTC
This region of Stigmatopora nigra isolate UIUO_SnigA chromosome 6, RoL_Snig_1.1, whole genome shotgun sequence genomic DNA includes:
- the mchr1a gene encoding melanin-concentrating hormone receptor 1 isoform X1 produces the protein MEFLDEFNFTRGYINATSAVDSTSHCSPILLFIFGVIFLVGILGNGMVIYTIMKKTKCRAKQTVPDVFILNLSIVDMLFLLGMPFLIHQLLGNGTWHFGAAMCTVITALDSNSQIVSTYILTAMTLDRYVATVHPIRFNYIRTPCVASFVIAVVWTLSLITILPVWMYTDLMPLPGGLVACALLLPDPATNMYWFTLYQFFLAFAIPLAIICRVFFKILQHMSTSVAPLPQRSLRVRVRNVTRIAVAICLAFFICWAPYYILQLVHLGIQNPSVAFSYAYNIAISLGYANSCINPLLYIILSETFKRHFLRAVQPINRKFNVNSSTTGDGNVSMRIVPDGAHLAPVAREIPSTVASQ
- the mchr1a gene encoding melanin-concentrating hormone receptor 1 isoform X2, which encodes MVIYTIMKKTKCRAKQTVPDVFILNLSIVDMLFLLGMPFLIHQLLGNGTWHFGAAMCTVITALDSNSQIVSTYILTAMTLDRYVATVHPIRFNYIRTPCVASFVIAVVWTLSLITILPVWMYTDLMPLPGGLVACALLLPDPATNMYWFTLYQFFLAFAIPLAIICRVFFKILQHMSTSVAPLPQRSLRVRVRNVTRIAVAICLAFFICWAPYYILQLVHLGIQNPSVAFSYAYNIAISLGYANSCINPLLYIILSETFKRHFLRAVQPINRKFNVNSSTTGDGNVSMRIVPDGAHLAPVAREIPSTVASQ